A part of Plasmodium coatneyi strain Hackeri chromosome 8, complete sequence genomic DNA contains:
- a CDS encoding 40S ribosomal protein S3a — translation MAVGKNKRTSKGKKGGKKKVTDVFTKKEWYDLKAPKMFLVRNFGKTLVTKTIGKKLATDGLKGRIYEVNLADLNNDEDQAHKKIKLCCDHIINKDCYTDFCGLSITRDKLCSLIRKGYTLIEGYTDVKTIDNYQLRMFCIAFTKKRPNQTKTTCYAQTSQIKKIRKKMVDIMNAEASKVLLKDLVKKFIPESIGKEVEKQCKKIYPLQNVLIRKVKILKRPKLDISKLMELHTDSKEDAGKNVKSLPESKEATNILSAELKH, via the exons atggcggtaggaaaaaacaaaagaacatcaaagggaaaaaaaggaggaaagaaaaaggtcaCAGATGTTTTTACCAAGAAGGAGTGGTATGACCTCAAGGCCCCCAAAATGTTTTTGGTCAGAAATTTCGGAAAAACCTTAGTCACGAAAACCATTGGAAAAA AGTTGGCCACGGATGGCTTGAAGGGACGAATTTACGAAGTGAACCTGGCCGATCTGAACAACGATGAAGACCAAGCTCACAAGAAGATAAAGCTGTGCTGTGACCACATTATCAACAAAGATTGCTACACAGATTTCTGCGGTCTCAGCATAACCAGGGACAAGTTATGCTCACTGATAAGAAAGGGATACACCTTAATTGAAGGATACACTGACGTAAAGACGATTGACAACTACCAGCTGAGAATGTTTTGCATTGCTTTCACGAAGAAGAGACCAAACCAGACAAAAACCACCTGCTACGCACAGACAAgtcaaattaaaaaaataagaaaaaaaatggtggacATCATGAATGCTGAAGCGAGCAAAGTTTTACTAAAAGATCTTGTGAAAAAGTTCATTCCCGAATCGATTGGaaaggaagtggaaaaacaaTGCAAGAAAATATACCCACTACAGAACGTTTTAataagaaaagtaaaaattttaaagagACCCAAATTGGACATTTCCAAATTAATGGAATTGCACACAGACTCTAAGGAAGACGCTGGAAAGAATGTCAAGTCTTTACCTGAGTCCAAGGAGGCCACGAACATCTTAAGTGCCGAGTTGAAACATTAG